The following nucleotide sequence is from Streptomyces brevispora.
GCTGACCGCCGCGGGACGCCCGAAAACGCCGAGACCCGGCCCCCCTCGAAGGGGAGCCGGGTCTCGGTGTGTGGTGCGGTGGTTCAGGCGTCCTGTCCGGGCGTCCCCAGAGCGGCCGACGCGGCCTCCATGGGGCTGAGCACCACCGGAGCGGAGGGCGCCGGTACGGACCGGCAGGTGAAGCCGAGGCGCCCCAGCGCCCTGGTCACCTCACCGGCCGTGAAGTCGCGGCGGTCCTGCCGGGTGATCACTTCACCCACCTGCTTGACCGGGTAGACACGACGGCTGATGATCACCGAATCCCCGGTGACGGGTTCGGGCTTGATGCCCTTCATCGATTCCTCGACCTCGTGCTTGAACAGGTCGAACGGGAAGCGGGCGATGACGCAGCGCATAGTGCCTCAACGGGGTCGGGGAGAGCGGAACCGGACGGGAACGCGGGTAGTGGTCAAGCGGCACGGTTGCCGGAGGACCGGCGCTGCGCACCGCCGCCCCGCGGCTGGGAGGACGAGGAGGACGACGACGCGGACGACGCGGACGACGACAAGGTGCGTCGTGCCTGGGCCGGGCGGCTGCGCCGGCCGCGGGACGAGGATCCGCTCTTGGGGCGCTCCGACACCGGGGAGGTGATGGTGACGGGCACGCCCGAGGGGGCCTGCGCACCGGTGATCCGGCTCAGCTCGGCCTCGCCGGAGCGGACCTGGGCGATCTGCGGGGTGATCCCGGCGTCGGCCATCAGGC
It contains:
- a CDS encoding SCO5918 family protein, with the protein product MRCVIARFPFDLFKHEVEESMKGIKPEPVTGDSVIISRRVYPVKQVGEVITRQDRRDFTAGEVTRALGRLGFTCRSVPAPSAPVVLSPMEAASAALGTPGQDA